A single genomic interval of Dromiciops gliroides isolate mDroGli1 chromosome 1, mDroGli1.pri, whole genome shotgun sequence harbors:
- the FEZF2 gene encoding fez family zinc finger protein 2, with amino-acid sequence MASSTSLETMVPSSCSRTGASTATSKTLAFSIERIMAKTSEPKPPFEPRGPGGLEADGGAKKMLSLCSSLPCMIPIQPLGYEMPSKTLLNYTELWKSSLRGGGGGGGGGGGGGGSGGPQLCGASGLCKANCGMCCKAELSLAPSVLPTGRVIKPQVINQAVGLPANGSLYYFNYLESSAYPPSELLNGHLFPSSILNSQSPASLATHQKLFLLENAKLATLAADKFPHAPYPHKERLPGQLDQVMKENTALTAERNGAKSHGKLAASSADGKPKNFTCEVCGKVFNAHYNLTRHMPVHTGARPFVCKVCGKGFRQASTLCRHKIIHTQEKPHKCNQCGKAFNRSSTLNTHIRIHAGYKPFVCEFCGKGFHQKGNYKNHKLTHSGEKQYKCTICNKAFHQIYNLTFHMHTHNDKKPFTCATCGKGFCRNFDLKKHVRKLHDSVTPGVPSTKDLPRTVQS; translated from the exons ATGGCGAGCTCGACTTCCCTCGAGACCATGGTCCCGTCGTCCTGTTCCCGGACCGGCGCCTCCACTGCCACGTCCAAAACCTTGGCCTTCTCCATCGAGAGGATCATGGCCAAGACTTCGGAGCCCAAGCCCCCCTTCGAACCCCGTGGGCCAGGGGGCCTGGAGGCGGACGGGGGCGCCAAGAAGATGCTCAGCCTCTGCTCGTCCTTGCCTTGTATGATTCCCATCCAGCCCCTGGGCTACGAGATGCCCTCCAAGACTCTGCTCAACTACACGGAGCTTTGGAAGAGTAGCCTCCGGGGCGGCG GAGGTGGTGGCGgaggtggtggtggcggtggggGCAGCGGGGGACCCCAGCTCTGCGGTGCCAGCGGCTTGTGCAAAGCTAACTGCGGCATGTGCTGCAAAGCGGAGCTGAGCCTGGCCCCGTCCGTGCTGCCCACCGGCAGGGTCATCAAGCCTCAGGTCATCAACCAGGCCGTGGGGCTGCCGGCCAATGGCTCGCTCTACTACTTCAACTACCTGGAGTCCTCGGCGTATCCCCCGTCGGAGCTACTCAATGGGCACCTCTTCCCCTCCAGCATCCTCAACTCCCAGTCCCCGGCGTCCCTGGCCACCCACCAGAAACTCTTCTTGTTGGAGAACGCTAAGCTGGCCACGTTGGCCGCGGACAAGTTCCCCCATGCCCCTTACCCCCACAAAGAGCGCCTTCCCGGGCAGCTGGACCAGGTCATGAAGGAGAACACGGCATTGACGGCAGAGCGGAACGGGGCCAAGAGTCACGGCAAACTAGCGGCGAGCTCCGCCGACGGCAAGCCCAAGAACTTCACCTGTGAAGTGTGCGGCAAG GTGTTTAACGCTCACTATAACCTCACTCGTCACATGCCGGTCCACACGGGAGCCAGACCGTTTGTCTGCAAAGTTTGCGGGAAGGGCTTTCGGCAAGCCAGTACCTTGTGCAGACACAAAATCATCCACACCCAG gaaaaacctcacaaatgcAACCAGTGCGGCAAAGCCTTCAACCGGAGCTCCACGCTTAACACGCATATCCGAATCCACGCAGGCTACAAGCCTTTCGTCTGTGAATTCTGCGGGAAAGGGTTCCACCAAAAAG gaAACTACAAAAATCACAAACTGACCCACAGTGGGGAGAAACAATACAAGTGTACCATCTGCAACAAGGCCTTCCATCAGATTTATAACTTGACTTTTCATATGCACACCCACAACGACAAGAAGCCTTTCACTTGTGCCACTTGTGGGAAAGGATTTTGCAGAAACTTTGATCTAAAGAAGCACGTGAGGAAACTCCACGACAGTGTGACCCCCGGAGTTCCCTCCACAAAGGACTTGCCCCGGACGGTGCAGAGCTGA